A window from Spirochaetota bacterium encodes these proteins:
- a CDS encoding heparinase II/III family protein, protein MKACSIRTALVRIITVSFSFTAALDDASLATFGFEAANWSGIELSSVQKKQGKTSGLWKEHEKNKSIGTEKFVHDWSGFSEMRLWIYSEKNTGETMIIILNSRTDPKVFSYFSAQIVVNWQGWKEVKLPFRKFGVSRDPAGWQQIDSISITVDGWGLKPHPESTLYMDDMRLIPGEAPDMKAEKKSTPMPDMKRVKEIAAMLPEKPEAVLVPPIRDRASWQSIDAEQAKKFVDSGERQLKNGLPPWNDDDYLAYSKQGKRIGDSMTGRRAGHLRDLLIAECIEDKGRFISTIEAAVEGLASDPSWTLAAHDGKLNNYYGKRFEVDLNAAARALLFTGVYRMLGERLSPKTRETIVSELHRRVLDQYRTRLVSGTDRDGFWWMVGNNNWNAVCHAGVVLSALAVVESAEERALFIHGAEIGLPFFLNGMTDDGYCTEGIGYWGYGFGNYVLLSAGIHIATKGKVDWFNNAKVAAIGRFGKRMELAGELYPAYADCGPNAKPSGWIMYLMDRLYEPGAMSAWQTRGTPYAVGDPQSIALTFMPRSMYYTAKPYPQFVPKAGESIRDFFEEAGILNCRPMDETSPDAIAVSFKGGHNAEEHNHNDLGSFVIAAAGAKMPLIVDPGNEVYTARTFSSRRYESRALSSFGHSVPVIDGKFQRPGRDAEAKIVETAFTDASDRFIIDITSAYDEVEGVTGLKRTFVFHRSPAVSASVSDTFTAERAMSFGTAVLTYDKWMKTAPDTILIYSGKQALEVKVNAGSEKFTFRESIIDEDMGYKLSKPVRIGIDLEQPVKSAVVTLRIRRVNPSDYALPGKIDNEARADNLGVFTPERSKAVTVQAEDIASESGGTVAVGQKVGDSGASIKLWDAPGHTLSWKFIAPEAGEYGIALRYCAADPTVRTVSIDGKPIGPETNAFQFFETGGWSSDTDNWKNVWLAAKMSGLRVKLAAGEHTITMVSGGGGLNLDWIRIVPATGKDILNANPNFDDADNDGTPDGWLLSPAPNGTATKTARVQMDGKAAMHIVDNDTKNGVGLQQLIPVKPGRWYRERAVLKGSPIALYFVWYDADKKQIGKEVTKRIEPGSGFTPAEHSAEAPAGAVTCKAWIYSWSSNTGETFIESFEFEDVGAAAPK, encoded by the coding sequence ATGAAGGCATGTTCTATCCGGACCGCACTCGTTCGCATCATTACCGTATCGTTCTCTTTTACCGCGGCGCTCGATGACGCCTCGCTTGCCACGTTCGGCTTCGAGGCGGCGAACTGGAGCGGCATAGAGCTTTCCTCGGTCCAGAAGAAGCAGGGAAAAACGTCCGGGCTCTGGAAGGAGCATGAGAAGAACAAGTCCATCGGCACGGAAAAATTCGTCCATGACTGGAGCGGTTTCAGCGAGATGCGTCTGTGGATTTACTCCGAGAAGAACACCGGCGAGACGATGATCATCATACTCAACTCGCGTACCGACCCGAAGGTATTCTCCTATTTCAGCGCACAGATCGTCGTCAACTGGCAGGGATGGAAAGAGGTGAAGCTCCCGTTCAGGAAATTCGGCGTAAGCCGTGATCCGGCAGGCTGGCAGCAGATCGATTCGATATCAATAACGGTGGACGGCTGGGGACTGAAGCCGCATCCGGAGTCGACACTGTATATGGATGACATGCGTCTTATCCCCGGGGAGGCGCCCGATATGAAAGCGGAGAAGAAAAGCACACCGATGCCCGACATGAAGCGCGTGAAGGAAATAGCGGCAATGCTTCCCGAGAAGCCCGAGGCCGTGCTCGTACCGCCGATACGCGACCGCGCATCATGGCAGAGCATCGACGCCGAACAGGCGAAGAAATTCGTCGACTCGGGGGAGCGGCAGCTCAAGAACGGCTTACCGCCCTGGAACGACGATGACTATCTTGCGTATTCAAAGCAGGGCAAACGCATTGGTGATTCCATGACGGGACGGCGCGCAGGACATCTCCGCGACCTCCTCATTGCCGAATGCATAGAAGATAAGGGACGATTCATCAGCACCATCGAAGCGGCCGTCGAGGGGCTTGCGTCCGATCCGTCGTGGACATTGGCCGCGCATGACGGCAAACTCAATAACTATTACGGCAAGCGGTTCGAGGTCGATCTCAATGCGGCAGCACGCGCGCTCCTCTTCACCGGCGTATACCGCATGCTCGGTGAAAGATTATCGCCGAAAACACGCGAGACGATCGTAAGCGAACTTCATCGCCGCGTACTCGATCAGTACCGAACGCGGCTTGTGAGCGGCACCGATCGCGACGGGTTCTGGTGGATGGTCGGCAACAATAACTGGAACGCGGTATGCCATGCAGGCGTCGTGCTCTCCGCGCTCGCTGTCGTTGAAAGCGCCGAGGAGCGGGCGCTCTTCATACACGGCGCAGAGATCGGACTTCCCTTCTTCCTGAACGGCATGACCGATGACGGCTACTGCACCGAGGGCATCGGCTATTGGGGCTACGGTTTCGGCAATTATGTGCTCTTGAGCGCGGGCATACACATCGCCACGAAAGGGAAGGTCGATTGGTTCAACAACGCGAAGGTCGCCGCTATCGGGCGTTTCGGGAAACGGATGGAACTTGCCGGCGAACTGTATCCGGCATATGCGGACTGCGGACCGAACGCGAAACCGTCGGGATGGATAATGTATCTCATGGACCGCCTGTATGAGCCGGGCGCCATGAGCGCATGGCAGACCAGGGGCACACCGTATGCCGTCGGCGACCCGCAGTCGATAGCGCTGACATTCATGCCGCGGTCGATGTATTATACCGCAAAGCCGTATCCGCAATTCGTTCCGAAAGCAGGCGAAAGCATCCGCGATTTCTTCGAGGAGGCGGGTATTCTCAATTGCCGTCCGATGGATGAAACATCACCCGACGCTATCGCCGTGTCGTTCAAGGGCGGGCATAACGCGGAAGAACATAATCACAACGATCTCGGATCGTTCGTCATTGCCGCTGCCGGTGCAAAGATGCCGCTCATCGTCGATCCGGGCAATGAGGTGTATACCGCGCGCACGTTCAGCTCGCGCCGCTATGAGAGCAGGGCATTGAGTTCGTTCGGCCACAGCGTCCCCGTCATCGACGGGAAATTCCAGCGTCCCGGGCGCGATGCGGAGGCGAAGATCGTGGAGACGGCATTCACGGATGCATCCGACCGTTTCATCATCGACATTACGAGCGCGTATGACGAGGTGGAAGGCGTCACCGGCCTCAAACGCACCTTCGTGTTCCACCGCTCACCCGCGGTATCAGCATCGGTAAGCGATACGTTCACCGCAGAGCGGGCGATGAGTTTCGGCACCGCCGTGCTTACCTACGACAAGTGGATGAAGACGGCGCCGGATACGATACTCATCTACAGCGGAAAACAGGCGCTTGAAGTGAAAGTGAATGCCGGGAGCGAGAAGTTCACCTTCCGGGAATCCATCATCGATGAGGACATGGGGTATAAGCTGTCAAAACCTGTACGCATCGGCATCGATCTGGAACAGCCGGTAAAAAGCGCCGTGGTTACGTTGCGCATTCGACGCGTGAACCCTTCGGACTATGCGCTGCCCGGGAAGATCGATAATGAAGCGCGTGCGGATAATCTCGGCGTATTCACGCCCGAAAGATCGAAGGCCGTGACCGTTCAGGCGGAGGACATCGCTTCCGAATCCGGCGGCACGGTCGCCGTCGGACAGAAAGTGGGCGATTCGGGCGCATCGATAAAGCTCTGGGATGCACCGGGGCATACGCTTTCCTGGAAATTCATCGCACCGGAAGCGGGTGAATACGGCATAGCGCTCCGCTACTGCGCCGCCGATCCGACCGTGCGTACCGTATCCATCGACGGAAAACCGATCGGCCCTGAGACGAACGCATTCCAATTTTTCGAAACCGGCGGCTGGAGCTCGGATACTGACAACTGGAAGAACGTCTGGCTCGCGGCGAAAATGTCCGGACTGAGGGTGAAACTTGCCGCGGGTGAGCACACCATTACCATGGTTAGCGGCGGCGGCGGGCTTAATCTCGACTGGATACGCATCGTCCCTGCGACAGGGAAGGATATACTCAATGCCAATCCGAATTTCGATGACGCGGACAATGACGGGACGCCGGACGGGTGGCTATTGAGTCCTGCACCGAACGGTACGGCGACGAAGACCGCACGCGTTCAGATGGACGGGAAAGCGGCGATGCATATCGTCGATAATGATACAAAGAACGGCGTGGGACTTCAGCAGCTCATCCCGGTAAAGCCAGGACGCTGGTACCGCGAGCGTGCGGTGCTCAAGGGTTCACCGATAGCGCTCTACTTCGTCTGGTACGATGCGGATAAAAAGCAGATCGGCAAGGAAGTAACAAAACGCATCGAGCCGGGTAGCGGCTTCACCCCCGCGGAACATAGCGCAGAGGCGCCGGCTGGTGCGGTGACGTGCAAAGCATGGATATACTCATGGAGCTCGAATACCGGCGAGACCTTCATCGAGTCGTTCGAGTTCGAGGACGTCGGCGCCGCGGCGCCGAAATGA